The Methylocystis bryophila genome contains the following window.
CTTCTCGCGGGCGCTGCCTGACACGCGCGTCTATTACGCCGTGAAGGCCAACCCGGCGCCCGAGGTGCTCTCGCTCCTCGCCTCGCTGGGCTCTTCCTTCGACACGGCTTCAGTCGCCGAGATCGAATTGGCGCTGGCGGCCGGCGCCTCGCCGGAACGCATCAGCTTCGGCAATACGATCAAGAAGGAGCGCGACGTCGCGCGCGCTTATCAGCTTGGCGTTCGGCTCTTTGCGGTCGACAGCGAAGCCGAGGTCGAGAAGATCGCGCGCGTCGCGCCGAGGTCGAAGGTCTTCTGCCGCATTCTCTGCGACGGCTCGGGCGCCGAATGGCCGCTGTCGCGCAAGTTCGGCTGCGCGCCCGAGATGGCGCCGCGCGTGCTCGAGCTCGCGCAAGCCAACGGCCTCATCGCTTATGGGCTTTCCTTCCATGTCGGCTCGCAGCAGCCAAACCCGCGCATGTGGGACAAAGCCCTCGAGTCCTGCGCGAATATTTTTCGCGAGCTCGCCGAGCGCGGCGTTTATCTGCAGATGGTCAATCTCGGCGGCGGTTTTCCGACGCGCTACCTCAAGTCCGTTCCGAAGGTGAGAATCTACGGCAACGCGATCTTCCGCGCGCTGTCGAAGCACTTCGGCAATCGGCTGCCGGAGACGATCATCGAGCCCGGTCGCGGCATGGTCGGCAACGCCGGAATCATCGAGGCGGAGGTCGTGCTGATTTCGAAAAAATCGGACGACGATCCGCTGCGCTGGGTCTTCCTGGATATCGGCAAGTTCAACGGGCTCGCCGAGACGACCGACGAGATGATCCGCTACCCGATCCGCACGCCTGTCGACGGCGCCGCGGTGGGTCCTTGCGTGATCGCCGGCCCGAGCTGCGACTCTGTCGATATTCTCTACGAGAAGACGCCCTATGAGCTTCCGGTCAGCCTGGAGATCGGCGCCAAGGTGCTCATCGAGGGGACGGGCGCCTATACGACGACGTACTCTTCGATCGCCTTCAACGGCTTTCCGCCGCTCGAGGCCTATGTGATCTGAGCGGCGGCGGCGGGCGAAACTCGGCGGTCGCGAAGGGAGCCACGGCTCCCTTGTAAAGCCAACGCGCTCTCGCGTGTCGACAGAC
Protein-coding sequences here:
- a CDS encoding type III PLP-dependent enzyme, translating into MTERIQEFLRARRREGRDNGPCLVVDLDVVRDNYRDFSRALPDTRVYYAVKANPAPEVLSLLASLGSSFDTASVAEIELALAAGASPERISFGNTIKKERDVARAYQLGVRLFAVDSEAEVEKIARVAPRSKVFCRILCDGSGAEWPLSRKFGCAPEMAPRVLELAQANGLIAYGLSFHVGSQQPNPRMWDKALESCANIFRELAERGVYLQMVNLGGGFPTRYLKSVPKVRIYGNAIFRALSKHFGNRLPETIIEPGRGMVGNAGIIEAEVVLISKKSDDDPLRWVFLDIGKFNGLAETTDEMIRYPIRTPVDGAAVGPCVIAGPSCDSVDILYEKTPYELPVSLEIGAKVLIEGTGAYTTTYSSIAFNGFPPLEAYVI